DNA from Vitis vinifera cultivar Pinot Noir 40024 chromosome 19, ASM3070453v1:
TTATTAACTAACATGTACAACACATGAAATTCTCATCCATTCAAACTAACATCGTCCAACAAAAAAGGCGTAATACTGGCATTTAAGAAGCTTGGAGGATAATTTGATCGATTTAAACCTAAGGGGGCAATGTGCAAAATACGCAATAAGTTGAGGGAGTAAAGTGTATTAAACCCTAAAATTTAACTTCTTTGAACTAAaaccttttattattaatttcttgatacaataaaaacaaaattataaataaataaatatatttgagatTCATTttgaatgagttttttttaaatgtatataactttttttattcatcctttttataaaagagacattttattttaaaataattttattataaaaattttcttcttttaaatcaaaatttttattattagttccACAtgcaatgaaattaaaattctaaataaaaaactttttaaattgatttataagaattatattaaatcaaagtctatgaaatttaataaaaaaatattttgaaattgatttatGAGAATTATATTAAATCAAGAGAATTATGTTAAatcaaaatctattttaaattgattatgttgaagttgaataaaaaaatatttgaaattgatttatgagaattatattaaatcaaaatctatttttaattgatttgtgttgaaatttaatttcttttataataaacttatttaatacaataaaattagaattcaaaataaattctacttcatttatttagaagaactaatttttttataaaatcattaatgaaaaattaaaaacatgattatatttctttaaatgatgatgaaattgagtaatgcatcattttttttattatgaaatatctatgtatatgaaatttttttctctcctattcTAATCTTTTactctatattttattttcattgattttactattatttattttcattgattttaatcTTATATGTAACGGACAACAAGtttagagaaaataaattagaaagaaaaaataggtaGAAAGATAAacggtaattttttttttatccataaaaattttgagagaaataaaataaaataattaacaaaacaTACTTCAGGAAACGTTTCTTATCTCATGATCaagaaatttgaataatttattttttattattgttcattatttatgagatatttttcttgtaaagtTTAATTATACCTATTCATAAatctataaataattaatttattatttataaataaattttacattaaTTAAGATGAAAAACATAGTAATTAAAGTAGCATATTTATGAGAAATATATTGAATCATCttttgattaaaatttaaacttttcattataaaatttttaattaattaatttttttcttataattaaaatttaaaagttaaaacaaagTATTTGATGAAAGTTTGGCACCAATTCTTTTCCCTAGCTAAAGGTAACCATCTAgaaaacttttaaatatttatatttcaaaacaaatgatgattaaaaaataattgttacattttttaaaactaaaaaatgacaaaattttgttagttttaACCCTAACATGCAAAATTacattattaaatgaaaacttAACCATTTCACTTAAACAATATGTTTTATCTTGAATTGTGCTCAATgcttaaattttcaaagaataatatgatgactataaaattaatttttttttaaatgaatcaTTTACACATTTCAATTGTTTCTATCATCAAATGATCAAATTCAATTCAACACATAAAACCAAGATAATATCAAGCAGTTTTGCTTCTATTAATTCAATActtatcaattttgaaaaataaaaaggtgcATTCACAAATTGAAAATCGAGAGAAACACAAGAAAATGTGTTTCCATACACTCatatgaaaagaataaaaaaaacacaaaataaaaattcaattttaaaaattacaaattttaaaccGCTATCTAAAAATTAGTATATCGAAAATATAATCTTTAACTATTCATATACTACCTTTTAATTATATAAGTACTACCTTTAATCATCCTAAATATCacctttaattaataaatatataaaacttgaattatttttaaaagattccaattttataattatttttacataagcatttcttaaaaatatcaaatactaCCTAATCACCActttctaattaattatataatcaatcattcTACAACTTTTCCCTtgtaatcaattttaattttatagggtatttgaaaatatctcatgtctgatattttattttttttggaattctaAGTTCTCAAATATCTTAACTATATAAAAGACGAATATAGTAAATTTGGTATTTTGAAATATCTTAAATATCATAAGTTTTGCTGCTTAAAGACATTAGATGGTTTGGTGGACACATTTAGTTTCAAAtcaaaacataaagaaaatcaGTCTCAGCCTTCACATAATTATAACCTATAGGAGACCACATATAAGTCCAAGCAAGAACACATTCAAACTCTTTTCCCCAAAACCGAGAGGAAGAGAAAAACTGAACAAACCAGTTTCTTAACCTTCTGAGCACTTGTccttatttctatttattatgtACTAAGGACTTGACACAATATGTTCTTAAAAGCCAGGCAGAGACAACTCTCATCCCATGGCATATTTCTGGGTCCAGGAACGCGCAGTAGTCTCATATTTGGCTCTGTCGGTCTTGTACATGTGGGCAATTTCTGGCACCAAGGGATCATCCGGGTTTGGATCCGTCAGCAGCGAGCATATAGAGAGCAACACCTGCAGGCCAGCATTGAAAATACAGAGCACAAACTCATTACTGTTCTGGCACCCTAAATGGCCTCTATGTCCCAGCTGTTTCTTTCACTGGTAAATAAAACAGGTTAGGTGCACCATAGCCATGATTAAAGCCTAACTTGGAAGTGGGACCTTGGAAGTATACAGTAAGGTTCATTTACCAtcttatgaacaactaagggaaacatctttataaattaaatgTATTAAAGATGCAAATTACCTTGGATATTGTGAGGGCAGGGCTCCACTGCTCTTTCAGGATATCAAGGCAGATGCTACCATTGCTGTTAATGTTGGGGTGGAACACCTTTGTTCTGAAGGAAACCTGCTCCACGCAATTCATTGTTAAGATTCTTACACAAATTTATCACCATTCCAGCTAAAGCACATCCTAAATCAAAGCCATACAGGCACAGATAAAAAAATGTTGGGATGCAATAGAAAAAGATCACCATGTTgcaaatatttttgaaaatgttggtGGTGACAGTTTGTTGAAAAAAAGTAACTTGGCTAGTCTATACAACATCTCGTAAGCCAAAAGATCTGAGATTGGATATTTCTAGATCATAGGACACTAACATGGATTATGATATTTATACTCTTTTACCAACTTAAATAACAAAATCCTCTTCAATGAGGATAAACTGAGATTCCTTGCATTTTAGTGTAGCAATGAACTTGGGTACATCAATGCATAGAGACCACACTGAGTCACACTCAGGGAAACAAAACACAGTTTTTTTTCTGTTACCTTGGGTGGCTTGAATGGGTAATCCGGTGGGAAGTGGATGGACACCAGAAACACACCTCCAGCGAAAGGGCTGTCACTTGGACCCATAATAGTTGCTTGCCAGTGGAACATGTCATCACCAACAGGGCCTATAAACaggtttaaaaattttaattatatccgGTATCTACAAAGATTATTTTAGGCTAAGAAGACTAACAgcaaaattataatcaatttggCATGCAATTTTGTCATGTTATATGTGTGATGGATAACTGTTCTAATCCAtttttaggaaaagaaaaatccctGCTAAAATATCCATGAAAAGAATAAATTGCATGAATGACGGATATTGAGTGTCATCAACAAGAGAATTATACCAAGAAAGAACGGGCATATCAACCCAAAAGTGGCAGATTGAGATTCTAGGAAATGCCAGTTCCAGAAGGAGATGAAATAAGAAACAAATTGAATTGAttaaaaaggagaaaaggaGAAGATAGAAACAAACCAGCACTGCAAGAAGTGGGAGGGTCCTTCTGCAGGTCCTTCAACTCCTTGTTAATTCGCTTTGAAGCCATTACAGATTGACCAAAGTTTCAATACAGTTGAAGGATTCGTGCTGCAGCAATAcgcataaataaaaaatgtcaagAGTAAGAATAACTAAATCACTTCTCCATAAGATATCAAACAAGTTCCATAGAAAGACAATGCAAAATGCTCCAAAACCTTGCACCATGAAAACAACATGAAGAGGCAGTGGAGACCATCAAATCAAAGCTAAAATATAAAGAAGGATTTAAAATATGAGGTCTGCCCctccaataaaaaaattcatccaacaaagaaaccctaattaattagtttgctttttaaagtaaaatttcATAAATGTGCATCAAAATTGCTTTCTTCTCCTCAATCAAAAGAAAACCAACTCAATTTACCAATTTTTCCTCTTCGAACATTTTTCagcagaaaaataaaaggaaaaaaatatccaAGAATTACACAACAATCAACAATTAAActcttcctccattttctctgcaaccaaacagagggcaAATCCGAAGGAAAAAACATCACAAACAATAGTTCCTCAGTCGCAGTCTCCGAAAAAACAACGAAATCCAACCAAATCACATGCACCACCACGATCAACTTAAAAGAAACACACAGAACCAAAAATACAATCGTCCTCACACTAAAGCAGGAACAAAAAATTGCGATACGGAAACTCCGATAATCAAACCCTAAaatcatgagaaaaaaaaatccaaaaaccaATAATTATAGCGTAGAATCCAGAATCAACACAAATAAACATCTAAAAACAGGCTCAGAGAAAATCAGAAAGGAAAGGGAGAGTGAGATAGAAAGAAGGCCCCACCTGTCTCTCACTAGGGTTTGGCCTCTCAGTCTCCTCGGTTACGGACTCCCCTTCGATCGACTGCTATTTGTATTTTCTGTGCCCTCTATATATATGCAAGCCCTTAGGACTTCTGTGGTGAGTCGAATCACTAGCGTGCAGATCCTGGGGACACGTGTTTTTATCTCATGATTATacctttaatttcttttttctttttccttttttaaccttttcttatttattatttattactattCAAGTAAGGCTCCAAGTTCGCCTTAACGAACAACCAAGCCCAATctaaattaagaaacaattaatCGAGTTCAATCCAAGTCAAATTCTAAcccaaaatatttaatttaacatCATTTTTCTAAGGTTAAATTGAATTCGGGTtgttcaaattaaaatcaaactaataaggTTAGATTCAAGTTAATCGGATTGAATTCAGGTTGGTTAAGttacataattcaaaattcatctaaaatattttttataaaaaaaattaatatatttatataaaaatttaaatagtaaataagacAAAACATCAAGATagtaataaaagataaatataaatttatatatttagatagaaaaaataaaaaatatataatattatataatttaatgaatattattatataagataatatacattataaatattataaaaacattaaatcatgTTCGGatgagtattaaaaataattgtctaaCCTCACCCAAATATCACATTAGTTTGAATTAAGTTGGGTCAACCCTCCAAGTTGCGTCCCTAGATTTAAGGGAGTAAAAGTCCAAGCCCCCTAGAAGGTTTTCAACTTTGGAACTCCTTTTTTTCTATTGAGTCCAGAAAATTTGGGTttgattttctcaaaaataattttaataaatactaTAACAAATTTTGGTATGACCATTCAATAtcatgtattttttataataattataacatatttgaaatattggaataagaaattaaaaatgagaaattcaaTTCACCAGATGTTATGTTTAATAGGTTTGTTCTATGATATGAAATTCACtttattcttaatattatttctatatgttaaaaaaaaaaataagaatgtcCATAAATTAAGAGTTGaagcaataaattaaaaattaaaaattaaacattttataacatAACAATTTTATTTGACTAGATAATTAGATAGCCTATAGTTGATCAACGAGCAACCCTCTAAAGATCTATGAGTACTCTTCTTGATGCGAACCTCAATTGACACGatttgagacccaacaaacagtattggaataattgcccaaaaaagctaaaatacaaattttttatagaacccaacgtttataagtgaaacgcAAACCAAAAGTTTAAGTAACAGACCTTGACCCAATGATCACAATGGAATCACAAACCGAAGGTATAAGGTTTGAACGCCACAAGGAAGAATTCCTGATAAGTTCATAGTTTTTTAAGaaccaaaagaaaagcaaagtctcaccttttctgattttttattcaataaaaattatcccctattacaatgagtgcgtgctatttatatgtcatgaaaaaaacttactaaatattaaaaccctaaactaaaaaaggtactaaatattaaaaccctaaataaaggttgatttggtttgaaattagcaaatccaaaataggaaaatagctaaaaaacattctaaataataaaagcctaaaattaaggtagatttggcctgaatttagaagctctagaatatgaatatgaaactggaaagtcaatcagtcattaatccaTGTCATAAATCACGTCCAATCAAGCCAGATTGGCTCTCAATagcttgaattaaatttattacacattcatcttcctttgggccaaaCTTGAAATGTATTGCGTTAGAATCAGcccaaatctcttgaattagctcattaagtgcttctttgatcttcttatatcttgctttagtaataggcccaactggaacatgcaatggatccttgaatgcttgttgattctcatcattCCCCTTCTCTTCAAAAGGATTCGTCCTTGAATCGTCACCTACATCAAAAGAAGAAATATCAAAAACATTAAATGTAGCACTAATGTTATACTCACCTGGAAGATCCAACTTATATGCATTATCATTGATTCTCTCAAAGACTTGAAATGGACCATCCCCTCTAGGATGTAGCTTAGACCGCCTACGGGTTggaaatctttcttttctcatatgcACCCAAACTCAATCACCCGGTTCAAAGAGGACTTGTCGATGACCCTTGTTGGCTTTGCTCGCATattgctcatttttcttttctatatgttTTCGTACACTTTCATGGAGTTTCTTCACCATCTCAGCCTTCTTTTCACCATCCAAACTAGTCATTTCATTAACGGGTAAAGGCAGTAAATCCAAAGGAGTTAGTGgattaaaaccataaacaatctcaaatggtgaaaaattagtagtAGAATGAACACTTCGATTATATGCAAACTCAATGAATGGCAAACAATCCTCCCAATTTTTCAAGTTCTTCTGAATTATAGTACGCAACAAAGTAGATAAAGTCCTATTTACTACCTCAGTTTGTCCATCCGTTTGGGGATGACAAGTAGTCGAGAACAATAGTTTAGTCCCCAACTTTCACCACAAGACTTTccaaaaatagctaaggaacTTAACATCACGATCAGACACAATACTCCTAGGAACACCATGGAGTTGTACTATCTCTCTAAAGAACAAATTAGCAATGTGAGTTGCATCATCAGTTTTATGACAAAATATGAAATGTGCCATCTTAGAAAACCTATCAACAACCACAAAAATTGAATCCCTACCATTCCTTGACCTAGGCAAGCCTAAAACAAAATCCATAGAAATATCAACCCAAGGTGCACTAGGTATAGGTAAAGGAATGTATAATCCATGTGGTAAGACTCAAGATTTGGCCTGCCTATAGGTAATGCATCTAGCACAAGCTCTCTCCTCATCACGTTTCATCTTTAGCCAAAAACAATGTTCATGTAATACGTCTAAAGTCTTCCGTACACCAAAGTGACCCATTAAACCACCTCCATGTGCTTCATACACAAGCAACTCACGCATAGAACTATTAGGCACACAAAGTCTATTCTTTCTAAACAAGTACCCATCTAGTCTATAGAATTTACTAAATGCTATCTTCTCACATGCTCCATACACACTAGCAAAATCATCGTCATTAGCATACAATTCCTTAACATATTCAAATCCTATAACTTTGCATTTAAAGTAGAGACAAGAGCATACATTCTTGATAATGCATCAGCCACAATATTTTCCTAACCTTGTTTGTATTTGATTACATAAGGGAAGGTCTCAATGAATTCCACCCACTTGGCATGCCTTCTATTCAACTTACCTTGTCCTTTTAAGTGCTTTAAGGACTCATGGTCGGTATGTATAACAAATTCTTTTGGCCAAAGGTAATGTTGCCAAGTCTCCAATGCTCTCACCAGTGCATAAAGCTCCTTGTCATATGTTGGGTAGTTCAAAGTTGCTTCATTTAGCTTTTCACTAAAATAGGCTATTGGTCACTTCTCCTGCATCAAAACAGCTCCAATACCTATTCTTGAGGCATCACACTCAATCtcaaaagttttagaaaaatcaagTAATGCTAATAAAGGAGCACCACATAAactttctttaatttcaataaatgcaCGATCTTGCTCATT
Protein-coding regions in this window:
- the LOC100251531 gene encoding ubiquitin-conjugating enzyme E2-17 kDa encodes the protein MASKRINKELKDLQKDPPTSCSAGPVGDDMFHWQATIMGPSDSPFAGGVFLVSIHFPPDYPFKPPKVSFRTKVFHPNINSNGSICLDILKEQWSPALTISKVLLSICSLLTDPNPDDPLVPEIAHMYKTDRAKYETTARSWTQKYAMG